A section of the Pirellulales bacterium genome encodes:
- the argC gene encoding N-acetyl-gamma-glutamyl-phosphate reductase — protein MPSPVGKIRVAVLGATGYTALELIKILLRHPHVQITAATSRSEQKPIGLVHQSLAGRLDLRLEDLSPAQLAERADCIFSCLPHGVTADLVPELLSHGLKIVDFSADYRLDDGATYLEWYDHPHADPARLGQVVYGLPELFGPQIRGANLVANNGCYTATAILALAPLVQEQLIETRDIIIDAKSGVSGAGRAAKQNLLYCECNESLSAYGVGKHRHTPEIEQIVRRYTGQSIEVIFTPHLVPMDRGILATIYSRPTRKVTMHEILDLYREFYRPHPFVTVVEHLPATKDVSGTNYCHLTARIVRGRIITIACLDNLIKGASGGAVQNFNWMYGFDETLGLI, from the coding sequence ATGCCAAGTCCAGTGGGGAAAATTCGGGTTGCCGTGTTAGGGGCCACCGGCTACACCGCGCTCGAACTCATTAAAATTTTGCTGCGGCATCCGCATGTGCAGATCACCGCCGCAACCAGCCGGTCCGAGCAAAAGCCCATCGGGCTGGTGCATCAGTCGCTAGCGGGGAGACTAGATTTGCGGCTGGAGGATCTTTCACCGGCCCAACTGGCCGAGCGCGCCGATTGCATTTTTAGCTGTTTGCCCCATGGTGTGACTGCCGATCTGGTTCCAGAATTATTGTCCCATGGCCTAAAAATCGTCGATTTTAGCGCCGATTATCGATTGGATGACGGGGCCACCTATCTGGAATGGTACGATCACCCCCATGCCGACCCCGCGCGGCTGGGCCAAGTGGTCTATGGCCTGCCAGAGTTATTTGGTCCGCAAATTCGGGGCGCCAATTTGGTGGCTAATAATGGCTGTTATACGGCCACGGCTATTCTGGCCCTGGCACCGCTCGTCCAAGAGCAACTCATCGAGACGAGGGATATTATTATCGACGCCAAAAGCGGTGTTTCAGGCGCGGGACGCGCGGCCAAGCAAAATTTACTGTATTGCGAATGCAACGAAAGCCTGTCAGCCTATGGCGTGGGGAAGCACCGCCATACGCCGGAAATCGAGCAGATTGTGCGGCGATACACGGGCCAGTCGATTGAGGTGATCTTTACCCCGCATCTTGTGCCAATGGATCGCGGGATCTTGGCCACGATTTATAGCCGACCCACCCGGAAGGTCACCATGCATGAGATCTTGGATTTATACCGCGAGTTTTACCGTCCCCATCCCTTTGTTACCGTGGTCGAGCATCTCCCCGCGACCAAGGATGTTAGCGGGACCAACTATTGCCATTTGACCGCGCGGATTGTCCGGGGACGAATTATCACCATCGCCTGCCTGGACAATCTGATCAAAGGTGCCTCCGGCGGCGCGGTGCAAAACTTTAACTGGATGTATGGGTTTGATGAGACACTGGGCCTGATATGA
- the argJ gene encoding bifunctional glutamate N-acetyltransferase/amino-acid acetyltransferase ArgJ — protein sequence MHPEQTLPRGFRLTSVACGIKKSGRHDCVLIISDPPAVAAGVYTKNLVFAAPVELDRARTPGSDFVALVINSGNANACTGARGLADATRMAELAAATVGARGDQALVMSTGIIGEFLPLEKIAAGISACAAQLGNTPADLLLAAQGMMTTDSVPKIVSRQVPIGGQRVTFCGLAKGAAMIAPNMGTMLAAIMTDAALEPSAAQQALHSAVEVTFNCISVDGHMSTNDTVLLLANGASGVSVGPAELGEFQAALTSVLEELARMIPADGEGTTHVLAITARGCRDLASARQIAKCVADSPLVKCAMHGADPNWGRIVSAAGYAGVAFDPAKVDLRLNGFLLYQRGVPQSFDAEAVSRSIRDHKDVEIVLTFGEGTAEITYWTADLTAEYVRLNADYHT from the coding sequence ATGCATCCAGAACAGACGCTTCCTCGCGGTTTTCGCCTGACCAGTGTCGCCTGCGGTATCAAAAAAAGCGGACGCCATGACTGCGTCTTAATCATCAGCGACCCCCCCGCCGTGGCGGCGGGCGTCTATACCAAAAATCTGGTCTTCGCCGCGCCGGTGGAACTTGATCGAGCGCGGACACCGGGAAGCGACTTTGTCGCGCTGGTCATTAACTCCGGCAATGCCAACGCCTGCACTGGCGCCCGGGGTCTGGCCGATGCCACCCGCATGGCTGAATTAGCCGCCGCGACAGTCGGCGCGCGGGGGGATCAGGCCTTGGTCATGTCGACCGGTATTATCGGCGAATTTTTACCCTTGGAGAAGATTGCCGCTGGTATCTCCGCCTGCGCGGCTCAGTTAGGTAACACCCCCGCGGATTTACTTTTGGCCGCCCAAGGCATGATGACCACCGACAGCGTCCCCAAGATTGTCAGTCGCCAAGTGCCCATTGGTGGCCAGCGGGTCACTTTTTGCGGATTGGCCAAGGGAGCCGCCATGATCGCCCCCAATATGGGGACGATGCTAGCGGCCATCATGACGGATGCCGCCCTGGAACCTAGCGCCGCGCAACAGGCCCTTCATTCCGCCGTCGAGGTCACCTTTAACTGCATTAGCGTCGATGGCCACATGAGCACCAACGACACGGTGTTGCTATTGGCTAATGGTGCAAGCGGCGTGAGCGTTGGTCCGGCGGAGTTGGGGGAATTTCAGGCGGCCTTGACCAGTGTGCTAGAGGAGTTGGCCCGCATGATTCCCGCCGATGGCGAGGGAACCACCCATGTGCTGGCGATTACCGCCCGCGGGTGCCGGGATTTGGCCAGCGCGCGGCAAATCGCCAAGTGTGTGGCCGATAGCCCGCTGGTCAAATGCGCCATGCATGGCGCCGACCCCAACTGGGGGCGGATAGTCTCGGCGGCGGGATACGCGGGTGTGGCGTTTGACCCCGCGAAAGTTGATCTGCGGTTGAATGGCTTTTTGCTGTATCAGCGGGGAGTTCCGCAAAGCTTTGACGCGGAGGCGGTGTCCCGATCGATCCGCGACCACAAAGATGTGGAAATCGTGCTCACTTTTGGCGAAGGAACCGCGGAAATTACCTACTGGACGGCGGATCTGACGGCCGAATATGTGCGTTTGAACGCCGATTACCACACGTAA
- a CDS encoding RluA family pseudouridine synthase: MTPRAGDQVEYTVDPAEAGVRLDAFLAERFDQYSRVQLRKAIMGNLVKINGQTSPIKVAYRLRAGDIVQLTLPAAPAAGPQPEEIPLDLLYEDDLLAVVNKPPGMVVHPARGHWAGTLTSALAFHFEKLSQAGGPTRPGIVHRLDRDTSGVIIVAKTDAAHFALAEQFEQRDVGKEYFAIVVGTPAWDRDLIDQPIGIHPYQREKMAIRRDHATSRPAQTQYEVTERFDGFSALQLLPRTGRTHQIRVHLSHIQCPVLCDKLYGGRSQITRGELRKRFTSTAVEDQEVLLDRQALHARRITFEHPGDGRELTFTAPLPADLERILAELRLHRGI; the protein is encoded by the coding sequence ATGACACCACGCGCCGGCGATCAAGTGGAATATACCGTCGATCCCGCGGAAGCGGGCGTGCGGCTGGATGCTTTTTTGGCGGAAAGGTTTGACCAATATAGCCGGGTCCAACTACGCAAAGCGATCATGGGCAACCTGGTAAAAATCAACGGTCAGACTAGTCCCATCAAGGTCGCTTATCGCCTGCGCGCGGGCGATATCGTGCAATTGACGCTACCCGCGGCTCCCGCGGCCGGCCCCCAACCAGAGGAAATTCCCCTGGATTTGCTATATGAAGATGACCTCTTGGCCGTGGTAAACAAACCGCCGGGAATGGTGGTGCATCCCGCGCGGGGGCATTGGGCGGGAACATTGACCAGCGCGCTGGCGTTTCATTTTGAGAAACTAAGCCAAGCCGGAGGACCCACGCGTCCCGGAATTGTGCACCGGTTGGATCGGGACACCAGTGGCGTGATTATTGTGGCCAAGACCGACGCCGCGCATTTTGCCCTGGCCGAACAGTTTGAGCAGCGTGATGTGGGCAAGGAGTATTTTGCCATTGTGGTCGGAACCCCCGCCTGGGATCGCGATCTCATCGACCAACCGATTGGCATTCATCCCTATCAACGAGAAAAAATGGCCATTCGGCGGGATCATGCCACCAGTCGACCGGCCCAGACCCAATATGAGGTGACGGAACGGTTTGACGGATTTAGCGCCTTGCAATTGCTGCCGCGCACGGGGCGCACCCACCAAATTCGGGTTCACTTATCCCACATTCAATGCCCGGTGTTGTGCGACAAGTTATACGGAGGCCGGTCGCAAATCACCCGTGGCGAGCTGCGCAAAAGGTTTACCTCCACCGCGGTGGAGGATCAAGAAGTTTTGCTCGATCGGCAAGCGTTGCACGCGCGGCGGATAACGTTTGAGCATCCGGGGGATGGCCGCGAATTGACATTTACCGCCCCCCTACCCGCCGATCTTGAGCGAATTTTAGCGGAATTGCGTCTACACCGCGGAATCTAA
- a CDS encoding UvrD-helicase domain-containing protein, which produces MSDGLNPSQKLAVETLAGPLLVLAGAGTGKTRVVTYRIANLIRHRVPPQKILAVTFTNKAAREMQQRATQLLGKRNPQKPEISTFHSLCLRILRRQIQHLGYTSQFAIYDRGDQESLARQILQEIKCPTETLRPGDLLAQVGNWKTAALRPDDAIRQADTDKLHLAAIGYRRYQRLLRAGNAVDFDDLLLLTEELFGKFPQVKSTEAARFDHLLIDEYQDTNASQYRIVQGLAGGHRNLCVVGDDDQAIYGWRGAEVRHILGFQRDWPDAKVVRLEDNYRCTAQILELANRVIKFNKLRHDKRLNPARPNGDKPEIWQCADEEDEAAKVVGDIKRRLTQPGLTPRDFAILFRTNEQPRLFEQELRKQKIPYVLIGGQSFFERKEVRDITAYLRLLVRPGDDQALLRVINTPPRGIGETTIEALMAQANALERPVWGALQPGNQPRSLTPAAHAALDKFRQLIEKYTARLGKEPLLTLAEELINEVKYKEDLRRFYKTAEEAEERWNNVAEVFNALAAYSKRAPRPQLADFLDEITLSDRADQSDEKETQLAKNAVALMTLHSAKGLEFPQVYLVGLEENILPHHRSLGDDERNIDEERRLCYVGITRAQDRLTLTLCLGRNKWGKLRPTIPSRFLYELTGQAANAQEVAAKLRAAKQRADQQEKLLGGKRK; this is translated from the coding sequence ATGTCGGACGGATTAAATCCCTCGCAAAAATTAGCGGTCGAGACCCTCGCCGGGCCACTCTTGGTCTTGGCCGGCGCCGGGACCGGTAAAACCCGCGTGGTGACGTATCGCATCGCCAATCTCATCCGCCATCGCGTCCCCCCCCAAAAAATCCTCGCCGTCACCTTTACCAACAAGGCCGCCCGCGAAATGCAGCAACGCGCCACCCAACTCTTGGGCAAGCGCAACCCCCAAAAGCCCGAAATCAGCACGTTCCACTCACTTTGCTTGCGAATCTTGCGCCGGCAGATTCAACATCTGGGCTATACCTCGCAGTTTGCCATTTATGACCGGGGGGACCAGGAAAGCCTGGCCCGGCAGATTTTGCAAGAGATCAAATGCCCCACCGAAACCCTGCGCCCGGGAGATTTGCTGGCCCAGGTGGGAAACTGGAAAACCGCGGCCCTGCGTCCCGATGACGCCATTCGCCAGGCTGACACGGATAAGCTGCATTTAGCGGCGATCGGCTATCGACGCTACCAGCGGTTGCTGCGCGCGGGAAATGCGGTCGATTTTGACGATTTGTTGTTGCTAACCGAGGAACTCTTTGGCAAATTTCCCCAGGTCAAAAGTACCGAGGCCGCGCGATTTGACCATTTGCTGATTGACGAGTACCAGGACACCAACGCCAGCCAGTACCGCATTGTACAGGGGCTGGCGGGGGGGCATCGCAATTTGTGCGTGGTGGGGGACGACGACCAGGCGATTTATGGCTGGCGCGGAGCGGAGGTGCGGCACATCTTGGGGTTTCAGCGGGATTGGCCCGACGCCAAAGTGGTGCGACTAGAGGATAACTACCGTTGCACGGCACAAATTTTGGAGTTGGCAAATCGGGTCATTAAATTCAATAAACTGCGGCATGACAAGCGGCTCAATCCCGCGCGCCCCAATGGCGACAAACCGGAAATCTGGCAATGCGCGGACGAAGAAGACGAAGCCGCCAAAGTGGTCGGCGACATCAAGCGCCGACTAACCCAGCCGGGCCTGACTCCGCGCGACTTTGCGATATTATTTCGCACTAATGAGCAGCCCCGCTTGTTCGAGCAGGAACTCCGCAAGCAAAAAATTCCTTACGTATTGATTGGCGGACAGTCGTTTTTTGAACGCAAGGAAGTCCGCGATATCACGGCCTATTTGCGGCTGCTGGTCCGGCCCGGCGACGATCAAGCCCTCTTGCGCGTGATTAACACCCCGCCGCGCGGCATTGGCGAAACCACCATCGAAGCCCTCATGGCCCAGGCGAACGCGCTCGAGCGGCCCGTCTGGGGGGCGTTGCAGCCGGGCAACCAGCCCCGGTCGCTGACTCCCGCCGCGCATGCCGCGCTCGACAAATTTCGCCAATTGATCGAAAAGTATACCGCGCGGCTGGGAAAGGAACCGCTGTTGACCTTGGCCGAGGAATTGATCAATGAAGTGAAATATAAAGAGGATTTGCGGCGATTTTATAAAACGGCGGAAGAAGCGGAAGAACGCTGGAACAATGTGGCCGAGGTTTTTAACGCCCTGGCCGCCTATAGCAAGCGTGCGCCTCGGCCGCAACTGGCGGATTTTTTGGATGAAATCACGCTGAGCGACCGGGCCGATCAAAGCGACGAGAAGGAAACCCAATTAGCCAAAAATGCCGTGGCCCTGATGACCCTGCATAGCGCCAAGGGGCTGGAATTTCCCCAGGTGTATCTGGTGGGACTGGAGGAAAACATTTTGCCGCATCACCGCTCCTTGGGGGATGACGAACGCAATATCGACGAGGAACGCCGGTTGTGTTACGTGGGGATCACCCGCGCACAGGACCGGCTGACATTAACACTGTGTCTGGGCCGCAACAAATGGGGCAAACTGCGCCCCACGATTCCCAGCCGGTTCTTATACGAATTGACCGGCCAAGCGGCCAACGCCCAAGAGGTCGCGGCCAAGCTGCGCGCGGCCAAGCAGCGAGCGGACCAGCAGGAAAAGCTGTTGGGGGGGAAGCGTAAGTAG